From a region of the Sorex araneus isolate mSorAra2 chromosome 10, mSorAra2.pri, whole genome shotgun sequence genome:
- the LOC105943569 gene encoding ribosomal RNA-processing protein 8-like, which produces MFEEPEWAEEVPEAACLGPVVTRPQPAPASPVKGSRRRQLLATLQALKAASLPQQTPSVSCSDSEEEVKVGKNKKCKKNALCASASTAIVKRKKKHQKQGPPDRDTEEEEVERKKCRKSALGSDSAEKKKKRKYQGEALSNPVQQLDNVNQTGPKACESSATSDTSTFKPNPEISSPNPPHTLSRKQWRNRQKNKRRQKNKFRPPQPTDQTSVTAPTVQTEVPPVPNPDSQDARAGALRARMTQRLDGAQFPYLNEQLYSKPSSAAQSLFQEDPEAFLLYHRGYQNQVKKWPLHPVDRIAKDLRQRPASLVMADFGCGDCRLASSVRNPVHCFDLASLDPRVTVCDMAEVPLEDESVDVAVFCLSLMGTNIRDFLEEANRVLKPGGLLEVAEVSSRFEDVRAFLRAVTKLGFKIIFKDLTNSYFSLFDFQKTGPPRVGPKAQQSGLKLQPCLYKRR; this is translated from the coding sequence ATGTTTGAGGAACCAGAATGGGCCGAGGAGGTCCCCGAAGCCGCGTGTCTGGGGCCTGTGGTCACGCGGCCTCAGCCCGCGCCGGCCTCGCCCGTCAAGGGCTCCAGGCGCCGACAGCTCTTGGCCACATTACAGGCCCTGAAGGCTGCATCTCTCCCCCAGCAGACCCCCAGTGTGTCTTGCAGTGACTCTGAGGAAGAAGTGAAGGTGGGAAAGaataagaaatgcaaaaaaaatgccCTGTGTGCCAGTGCCTCGACTGCAATtgtgaagaggaaaaagaaacatcaaaaacaGGGCCCACCTGACAGGGACActgaggaagaggaagtggaaaGAAAGAAGTGTCGCAAAAGTGCTCTTGGCAGTGATTCtgctgaaaagaagaaaaagaggaaatatcaGGGAGAGGCCCTGTCAAACCCAGTCCAGCAGCTAGATAATGTTAACCAAACAGGACCCAAAGCTTGCGAAAGTAGTGCTACAAGTGACACGTCCACATTCAAACCAAACCCTGAGATCTCTTCCCCTAATCCACCCCACACTTTGAGTCGCAAGCAGTGgcggaaccggcagaagaacaaGCGTAGACAGAAAAACAAGTTTCGACCCCCTCAGCCGACTGACCAGACTTCGGTCACAGCTCCCACAGTGCAGACAGAGGTGCCTCCTGTCCCCAATCCAGACAGCCAGGATGCTCGGGCGGGAGCTCTGCGAGCCCGTATGACACAGAGGCTGGATGGTGCCCAATTTCCCTACCTCAATGAACAATTATACTCAAAGCCCAGTAGTGCTGCCCAAAGCCTTTTTCAAGAAGACCCTGAGGCCTTTCTTCTCTACCACCGAGGCTATCAGAATCAAGTCAAGAAGTGGCCACTGCATCCTGTGGACCGCATTGCCAAAGATCTCCGCCAAAGGCCTGCATCCCTCGTGATGGCTGATTTTGGCTGTGGAGACTGCCGCCTGGCTTCTAGTGTCCGGAATCCTGTTCATTGCTTTGACTTGGCCTCTCTGGATCCCAGAGTTACTGTGTGTGACATGGCTGAGGTTCCTCTGGAGGATGAGTCTGTAGATGTGGCTGTGTTCTGTCTTTCATTGATGGGAACCAACATCAGGGACTTCCTAGAAGAGGCAAATCGAGTGCTGAAGCCAGGGGGTCTCCTTGAAGTGGCTGAAGTCAGCAGCCGCTTTGAAGATGTTCGGGCCTTTCTAAGGGCTGTGACCAAACTGGGTTTTAAGATCATCTTCAAGGATTTGACCAACAGTTACTTCTCCTTGTTTGATTTTCAAAAGACTGGACCTCCTCGGGTAGGGCCCAAAGCACAACAATCAGGCCTGAAGCTTCAGCCATGTCTCTATAAGCGTAGGTGA